A single genomic interval of Megalobrama amblycephala isolate DHTTF-2021 linkage group LG15, ASM1881202v1, whole genome shotgun sequence harbors:
- the LOC125247269 gene encoding transmembrane O-methyltransferase homolog, producing MSLLVFSVPLLLVVAVMKALSRSPLLALCRQVYSGILKLSHRKVCVSSTHAFVFSNCTHGQAQSVLLTFDLYSNTHASSNIGPQKGAFLDEIVAREAPLRVLELGTHCGYASVRILRLLPPSGKLLTVELDPLTADRGEEIILVAGFKNQQFQVLTCSSAEAISSLRSHTGNDGLDLVLMDHDPEVYLQDLLALQRGNLLSSSCVVLINRALTPGARDLLEHVTARPQSFSVGRQLHGLMEIRCHTGMSPKPQN from the exons ATGTCTCTGCTGGTGTTCTCCGTGCCTCTGCTCCTGGTTGTGGCCGTGATGAAGGCTCTTTCCCGTTCACCGCTGTTGGCCCTGTGCCGTCAGGTGTATTCTGGCATACTGAAGCTTTCGCACAGGAAGGTCTGTGTCAGCTCCACTCACGCCTTTGTCTTCTCCAACTGCACCCACGGACAGGCTCAGAGTGTTctgctgacctttgacctgtATTCCAACACACACGCCTCCTCCAACATCGGCCCTCAGAAAG GAGCGTTTCTGGATGAGATTGTGGCGCGTGAAGCTCCGCTGAGGGTCTTGGAGTTGGGGACACACTGTGGCTACGCTTCAGTCAGGATTCTGCGTCTGCTCCCTCCGTCTGGAAAACTGCTGACTGTAGAGCTGGATCCTCTGACAGCAGATCGAGGGGAGGAGATCATACTAGTGGCAGGCTTCAAAAACCAGCAG tttcAGGTGCTGACATGCTCCTCGGCTGAGGCCATCTCTTCTTTACGCTCTCACACTGGGAATGATGGTCTGGATCTGGTTCTAATGGATCATGACCCTGAGGTTTACCTTCAAGACCTGCTGGCCTTACAGAGAGGGAATCTGCTCTCTTCCTCCTGTGTTGTGTTGATCAACAGAGCTCTGACGCCTGGAGCTCGAGATCTTCTGGAGCACGTGACAGCCAGACCGCAGAGCTTCAGCGTGGGCAGACAACTCCATGGACTGATGGAGATACGCTGCCATACAGGAATGAGTCCTAAACCCCAGAACTGA